gaagaAATAGAGTAAGTTTTCATTGCattgttttgttgtatATAATTGGAAAAGATTTATCAAGTATCACaaattatatatacaaGGCACCCTCCTCAACATAGGTAACAATTACGAAACTATATGATTCAAGATATGCTAAAACAATAAGAAGTGGTCCCATTTTTACATTACAATCAACTTGGAGGGGTAGTGCTATTGAATTTCcttactattattatttttatcaaattctattgttgttcAGTATCATCAGTTTTAACCATCATTAAACAATCATACTTTACATTTATCTTATTATTACATAAGAATGGTTTTtaattgttattgatattgaaatatattttgtGTCCATTGCTTTTTCGTTTGTAGTTGTGATGACActaaataacaacaaccacagTGTCAATATTTCAGTGAAAGTTGCTACGTTGTAATGTTAGCAACAATAGCACTGAAAgaaattcttcaaattgacaacatttaattatttattttctttcctttgTTTTCACCGTATCTGTAATTCGgttgaaatatttgaattttttcaaaaatggaCTCTGCCTGGTAGGTAGGCAAGTGTTTCATGATAAACAGATAGATGATGTTGTGATCATGTTTCTTCAAGCCTTAGAAATTTCCTCCACTTAAGCTTGTACAGTTTTTGCGGAGGACAACTATTTGATCAACAACCCTCAACAGTACTAATATTTAGAAACGTAACGATGAATTGAAGAGATTTGTCTTATCTTTCATATTGTGAACACTCTTATGGCTTTAAGAAAAGTGAAGGTGTGGTGGTGGCACCAGCCGTGGTCATAAGATTGGCGGGATAGGGGAGTGCAccaattacaaaaaaaaaaggattCTCCGGGAATCGCTTTCCAATACtgccaacaacaacattacTCATAACACAAGATTGAATAAATCACAATTTAATATTACTTGAATATTAACTTTCATGGCATTAGCACTACCGATTATCTAATCATTACTCGTATTAACACCTTAAATCAAGCTTAAAATTATatacacacacatacaAATACCAAGAGTTTAAACTTACTTTCTACTATTCACTAATTTTCCATGTTGCAATAAATCACtgattattttgattacTTTATGTCCGATAATTATCTTCTACCCTTTGATTCGTTATTACCAGTTGAGATTTTATaccaaataatacaatATGTGggtattgaaaatttgatacAATTATTGCCAATACCAGTGTCGCCTTATCTTCAATCTTCCTTTATTCATCACAACCTCAATATAAAGCGAGCTATTGATAACTTGATAGTCGACAGTAACATAACTTTCAACAATCGATTAGTACAGCATTCATTGATTCATATATATCTAAGAACACGATCGTATTTACAGAAAAACAATCTTCGGTTCTTGCCATCAAAACAATCAACTTTACAACTACTTTCATATTGCCAATCACAAAATATACCGATCACAATAACCATAAGTTATTATTTATCAACATTATCTGACTTATGGGACTTTATAGagttattgaaaaatcaacagCAAACTTCAAGTCTGATCCGATATAATTTGGAATTAGAAATTATTCCTGGATTTCTATATAATTTTAGCTTGAATTATGTTTTCGATCAAATTTCCGATTCAATCGGTCCATTAGTCGAAACAATTATGGTTTACAATTATAGTGgatcatttattttcaaaaatgaaaatttccCATATCTTAAAAATTTATGGTTTGAAGATAGtaatattaaattcaattctaatttaccatcaacaataaaattattacatTTATACCCTAATAGATTTGGATGGAATAATAATGAACCAATTATCATAAAACATCAATTACCATATCAACTTGAGGAGTTGAATGTTGGCAATTGTACAATTAAGAATCAAGCCACGATTACCCATCTTGACAATTTATCATCGATAACACTTTATATGGTGAAAGATTCAAGTGCCAATGGTGGTGGCCAATTTATAAAACAGCTTGTGACTAATAATTTGGTTAATGACAAATTAAACTGTTTAAAAGTTGATTTTATATGGGATTCACAAAGAAATTTACTTGATTTTCAACAGTTACTACTACCTAGCAATGACAACGAAAATGACAGAGAATTtattggtgaaaaattaatgaagaatttgcaaactttatcaattaCTAACTATATACCTTTTGATGTCTCTAATTGGAAGAATTTAACCAGGTTAAAGATTCTGAGAATTAATAATCCgcaaatttttgaaacttGTGGTAGATTTCCAGATAGTTTACAAAGTTTAAAGTTgactaataataatatcaagGATTTAGCagtaattgataaattgattggacctaataataataggtTGAAATACTTAAGTTTTTCCGATAATCCTATTGATTGGAACTTATATGTACCAAATTTCACTCgatttacaaaattgaaatatctTAAGTTATTCAATACTCAAATTGGTAAGCATTTccataaaataaattatccGGATTCTGTCGAAGTATTATCTTTAGAAGTCAATCAAATATCGAGTATTCAAGGAATCAAATTTCCAGcacatttaaaaaatttaggAATTGGATCAAATTggattaaaaaaatttatcgACCCAATCTACCACATACCATTGAAACGATTCATTTGACTGAAAATAAACTTAGTCAAGTTGATTTGAGTTGTAACAATCAAGGacaagaattattaattgaaattttatatttaaattttaatcCATTGTCAAACTTCAAACAAGTCAAACTACCtaatcatttaaaaattttgaatatggataattgtaaatttaaaagcatatcaaatataaaattttgTTCATCCTTAGTTGAATTGAGTTT
The sequence above is a segment of the Candida albicans SC5314 chromosome 3, complete sequence genome. Coding sequences within it:
- a CDS encoding uncharacterized protein (Sef1p-, Sfu1p-, and Hap43p-regulated gene) — protein: MSDNYLLPFDSLLPVEILYQIIQYVGIENLIQLLPIPVSPYLQSSFIHHNLNIKRAIDNLIVDSNITFNNRLVQHSLIHIYLRTRSYLQKNNLRFLPSKQSTLQLLSYCQSQNIPITITISYYLSTLSDLWDFIELLKNQQQTSSSIRYNLELEIIPGFLYNFSLNYVFDQISDSIGPLVETIMVYNYSGSFIFKNENFPYLKNLWFEDSNIKFNSNLPSTIKLLHLYPNRFGWNNNEPIIIKHQLPYQLEELNVGNCTIKNQATITHLDNLSSITLYMVKDSSANGGGQFIKQLVTNNLVNDKLNCLKVDFIWDSQRNLLDFQQLLLPSNDNENDREFIGEKLMKNLQTLSITNYIPFDVSNWKNLTRLKISRINNPQIFETCGRFPDSLQSLKLTNNNIKDLAVIDKLIGPNNNRLKYLSFSDNPIDWNLYVPNFTRFTKLKYLKLFNTQIGKHFHKINYPDSVEVLSLEVNQISSIQGIKFPAHLKNLGIGSNWIKKIYRPNLPHTIETIHLTENKLSQVDLSCNNQGQELLIEILYLNFNPLSNFKQVKLPNHLKILNMDNCKFKSISNIKFCSSLVELSFNGCELSQFENVSWTEEEEEEEDNDNSHSSSPNLKYLNLSQNDLTHLNVQFPSTLQVLNLSMNKLTSLNNTLTSTLQNLDQLQVLNLSSNQFQKFQIHFNSINLKVLDLSFNSLKSINLTFPRSTITNLQTLNLCSNKLTFLNDVMIGHNKNLTRHENLIEIDLTNNKIKSVSEINDNGGISHFPQSLKCFFIGHTGQQDRFGYDMAKNIVIDKDGNDGLCKTKRIDIP